The Aphelocoma coerulescens isolate FSJ_1873_10779 chromosome Z unlocalized genomic scaffold, UR_Acoe_1.0 ChrZ, whole genome shotgun sequence DNA window TAGGAGACATCACAAATATGCCCAGAAGCTCAAGTGCTGCATAGAATTAGAGATTTGTGGTTTTTCTTATCACCAACCAAGAAAGGGAAGCATCCCAAGGTGGTTGTATGGGTGCACCCCAGTAAAGCTGCCCCCAGACCAGTTCGTGCCAGTGCAGCCAGGAGACCTCAGGTATGTGGTGGTGTTTTATTTATACAGAGATGTATGGGGGTGCCTTTCCATCAGAGTGGCAGCCACGTTTACTCTCAGCTGCGGCCATCAGCAGCAACTTCATCTCCTGCTAAACTGAGGCAGGGGGGGTGGCACCTTGATGTCTTGACCTCTTTCCAGTTTCTTCTCGCAGTCGACGAGGTAATTGACCCCATCAATGACAATCTGGACTAGCTCCACCTACAACAACAAGAAAATTGTAGTAACAGGTTTTGCTCATCTGTCAATAGAAGAGTGGGAAGTTGGCTTGTGCTGTCACAAAAGCAGGCAAAGCTGTAAGTGAGGAGCATCACAGACATCACACCCCCTCTGGCACAGGGTTCTGCGAAGCCACAGTAATTCCCTTCTCCTGTTTGCCCTGAGCTtggaccagcagcagcagaaacttTCAAGTAGGTCCCTGAAGTTATCTCCACCAAACTGCTCCCTCAGGAACAAACCAACCAGGTGACAGTCCCTATGTAAAGTGTTCAGGCAGAAGCTGAGAGACCTGTTTCAAATATGCCCCCCAAAAGGGTGCAGGGTGCTCCCCCAGGTGTTGCTGAGCAGCGATGCCTGGCACAGAGCATTCCCCACACTGCACGAGGGTGagaacacagagcagctgtgctgtgagtgctcagcacagccaggcagTGCTTGATGAAGCACTAAAGTTCTCACTGTGTCTCCCCAGCTCCCAAGCCCAAAACACGCCATGCGTGCAGGAACATTTGTGTGAGCACAGAGACATGGAAATGAATTGGGAGGGATGCTGGTGCAAGGAGAGCAAGAAGGAGTCTTTCTGCCCTGGTTCACACCAGCCCTGAATGCTGCTGGAGGCACAGGGTGGGTGTCCTTGACGTGGCTGGGACTGGGAGGATGGCAGAACTGCCAGGGACATTTTCAGTGCCTGAGAAAGCTCATCGGAGCACAGCTGTGTCCTTCCCCTGCAGACAGCCATGGTCCTGCTGGGATGGTCCCTCAGCTGTAGGAGCACCCTGCCCGTCCTGCCAGGCTGTGCTGAGGCTTCTGCCAGgcccagcacacacagctctggACTCATGCTGGCTCTGCAGCACCCAGCACTCCTTCGTTCCCAGCTCTTGAGTGACACTGCCATGGGTGGGATTCGCTCCAGGCCCGGAGCAGCACCAAAATTTGTAATTCTGTATGGCGGGGGGGTGCTGGTGTCTTCATAACCTGCTTCAAAATTGCTGGAGAATACAAGGGGCCTTGTCCCCAGCAGACAGGTGATATGTGAGGACCACACACCCTGTGGCACTGTGAGCCAGCAAGATAAAGCTGATACTTCTGAATCTCCATGAAATGGTTCATTAGCAACCTTAAATGACTGGCTTGTTAAAACCAAGTGCGAAGACTGAATCCCATTGTCTCTTTATTGTGACAGTTGCTGATTTTCAAGGGATTTGTGTTTACTATAAAGCATCTCCGTGGCTTAGCAGTTTATTTCGTTGTTCTTTACAGACCAGCTGTGTTGGGAATTCAGAGGTCTGAATTTGCAGTCTccataagaaaacaaatttcttaTTAAGTTTGCATTGACCAGTAACTGAAACAGCAAAAATGCAAACAGTTTTATCTTGCACCTTTGGGAACATAATTCGGTTCTGCAAACACATTTACCACATAATggaatttatttaattatttactgAATAAAATTTATCTTATAATAAAACTTTTCTTATCCCCTATGTCTTCTCTTATTTAGATTTCAAAATCTCCAGGGTAGGGCCTGTGTCTTTTTTGTTGCCTTAGTCCTTTGGATCCTTGCTGTAGGAGGCatcactgacttcagtggaagTCTTTATATAAGCAAAAATTTGTAGGCTTAGGCTGTCTGTCAGTAGGGCTTAATTAATCATGCCGTGTAATCCTCTTTTATTATTGTTACTTTAATATAAAGCACACATGATGATGTGTCAGGTATTAATAGATGTCTTTTTCACAGGCTGTTTTGGCAAATAAAACAGCTTAATAGTATTTCACTCTTACTTATTTTGTTCCCTGTTACTTACTTCATTCTAGATCCCAAGGAACACAGGTGCCTGCATCAAACTTCAATATTTAAAGTGTCCAGACCTCTGTCTGTGGCTGTGGGGCATTCAAAGGCACATCTGGATCACAAAGCACAGGACACCTGGCTGAGTTCCAGTGGCAGATGAGCCAGGAAGGGAAGGCACTGTGGGCTGGGTTAATTTTGCTGTCACCAGGTGCATTATCCCAGGGTTATATTTCTATTATGAAAAACTACCAAGAATCAGGCTGGCCCCAGGTCTTGGGCTGCAACACCAGGGCCAGACTGCATCCACATCCAAACTGCCACAGCCTCGGCGTTTGACTGTgagaggaggaggctgcagctcctgggcatgGCTGTTTCTCCACCATCCTCATTAGCCTTGCCCTTAGGAGCTGCCCTGCCTTATAAAGTAGTTGAACACAAAGCTGGAATGAGGTGTGGGACCCGGGCTCCcaggagggcagcagcagctccaggctgcagggTCATTTCCACACTCTGGCACAACAAATGTTCCTTCTCACTGAAATGGCACTGCAGCACATGTCTGAGGGGAACCCATCTCTCTGCAGTCTGTGCCCtacaggggaggctcaggactGACTATGAAATCTTTGCCCTCATTTAATTCTAACTGTGATTTAAACCCAGCTCTCTTGTGTCCTCTGCTGAGAGGCACCCAGGACATGTGGAAATGGCCCCAGCTCCTCAGTTACTGCAGAGTGGAAGCCTTGTGCTGCTGTGCAGCCGTGGAGGAAGTGTGTGACTCGGTAGTGAAAGGAACATGACACCCTACACCACGTCTTGCTTTAGTGCCTGATACCCTGCGTGGGTTAGGACTCCATGCCTGCTTCCTTGCAGCACCTGCATGCTCTCATGGAGATCCTCAGCACATTTGTtcagggttgggttttttcactgCCATAACAGGAGTATTCATCAAGCATTTCATGCATGTTAacagtttttctttcagtgagCATTTCCACTGGGCCAGATTCACTGTGAATAAAAACTGCTGTGGATCCACTGAGGTCAGCAGAGGGAAACTGACCCCTGTCTGTACAGATCTCAGCTAAAAAGCAaggggaaaacacagaaaaccccCTAAAAAGATCAGTTTACCTCTGAGCGACCGATGCGGTCCAGGTTGGAGATGTCGTAGACGTCGGCCACAGCCGCCGTGTCCACCCCGCCGGTGCCACGCTTCTGCAGGCGCAGGTTCTCCAGGATTTTGGAAAACCGGGGGTCCTGTCAGGAGAAACAGCTTTGAGCTTACTGCCTTTCACTGTGTGTATGGTATATATGACAGGCAGACGTGCAGAGTTTTCTCACTGCTTCGATCACAGCACATCTTTGTGGCTTCCTGTGAAGCAGATGGATTTCCATAACAAATACAGCAATTTGCAGAATTAAACCGTGCTCGTTTAGCTGTGCGCTACCCCAGGACCTTGCTACACACATCACATTAACATGCAGTTGCCTAAGCTGTCATTTTTCATCTGTTCCCTTACACACCCGGGGAGGTGACTTTTGCCACGTTTCAGCGCCGTGCGTACCTTGCTGAGCCTGGGCAGCTTGACGTGGACTCCGGCGCGCAGCCCCGTGCCCAGGTTGGAGGGACAGGTCAGCACGTACCCGAGGCGCTCGTTCCACATGAactcccagccccgctccttgaTCAGCCTTTCCACCTGGGGTGGCcagacagaaacaaaacagaaagggCAGCATATACAAGTGTCCTATTTTAAGATACCGGTGGAGTGGCAGGAATTTACACCTGGGTGCGGTGTGGTCTAGGTGTGATACAAATGTTTGCAGACATCAGGTACCAGAAGGATTTCTTCACCATCTTCTCATGACCACTATCTTTCAGACTCTTTGTCACTTCATCACAAAACTCCCTCTTGCGTTGTTTCTGTAAAGCCTTGGCCCATGGAGCCACATCCTCGCTTCAGAGTTGTGGCTTTTGCCATTTGTTTCTAACTCGGTAATTTTGAAGCAAGTTTGCAACGTAGGACCCCAAAGGACTCAAGCACTACGAAGCAAACAGAAGGAGCTGAACCTGAGTCTTGTGTAGTTTTCTAGCTGATGTCATGACTCCTTGAAGGGGACTCCTGGCCTCTAAATGCCACGCTTCCATTATAAGCAGACAACACAGCTTGTAGATAAGACGTCTCATCAGTAGGTCTCTGACCAAAATTAACAGGAGAGTGAAATAATTATCGTCAGGAAAATCACAAGGGTCTATTGCCCTTTGAATAACCTGCTACTCTGTTCTCTCATCTATGCTTCCCAGACTTGCTTgtgcaaacccaatacaatTTCAGTTCAGTTCTTGTCTCCCCCTGAGGAGAGCTGAATACATAAACCAGATGCCCACAGGACTACAAATGTAGCTGAATACTTCAGGTCTGCAGAAGGATACAGAATAAATGACTCTCCTAAGATCACTTCTGTATCTTGTGAGGATAACACAACTGGTGGTGGGAAACTAGATCTGATTTGCTGCCCCAGGTGCCTGCTGTGGTCACAGCTCCCAAAGCTGCTCCAGCACTTTCCGTGTCCACGTCCACAGGTTGACAtgagctcagctcagcagcagaggcaaaGCTGGCAACAACACCTGGGAGCTGTGTCACCTGTGCACTGCTCAGTCTCACAGGTATGCCTGGAAACCCACCCTGAAAACTCTCAGTAACCACCCTGATGCCAATGGATCATAAGTCAGATGACTGTTTTTCTGTGCCTCAAAGCCCAGTGCAaaccataaccctaacccaaaccattccagggtTCCTTGACATTACCTGTGGGGCACAGTAAAGTTCTCTTTCTCCCGTAAACCAACTTTTTTTGTGCCAGAGCAGGTCAGAGGGCTGCACTGGGCCCAGACCCAACCTGGGTGATACCTGGACTGTCTGGGCAAAACTGTTTTAAACCACACCCTGTCTCAGGAAGCCTTTCTTTGTTAACATTGTGATTAGCTAGACCAACATAAAATCCAGGAGCCCTAGCGATCAGTTCTTAGTATTTTAATCACAAACCCCCATATCTCCCCAAAATAGTGAGTGCTAGCCCCTGAGACCTGTGCACAACCTCAGCAGACTGCACTCTGCTCCCAGCCTCAGGAATGAGAACCAGGAGGATGGGCCAAATAAAGGTCTTCATTCAAGCAATTCAAACAATCCAAATGAAATGCTTCATTTATTAATTCCCACAGTCTGCAGgcacaaaatggcaaaaaaatgtagtatatttatttatttttccctacAACTCAGCTTGCAATCTGCCTGTGTTTCCTGCTTTAGCTGTGTTAATGTGGGTTGTTGTGTGGACTGATGTGACTTCATTTCATTGCTCCCGGAGATGTCAGCTCAGTGTGAAGCACAGtaagcaggggtgacagcagtGAACAAATGGGAATAATAAACTCATTGAGACAGTACCTCTTTTAATCCACGGCAGAATCTTTCGAAGACACGTTTCATGTTGCCACCCTTCTCCATGGAGATCACCCTGGTGTGGTCCTCTTCATTAATCCAAATGAGAAATGTCTTCTCATTGTTGTGCCTAGtcaagaggggagaaaaaaaaaaaatctttaaaaaggtAAGCCCTGAGAAATAATTCTCAGCATCCTCAGTTTTACCACAGTCTCTCTGAGCACTAGAGGTGTTAAACATGTCATAATAAAACTGGTGTCTCCAGTGAGGGATTGGAGCTGATTCCACCACTGGGTCCCTCATGCCTGTGGCATTACAAGGTCTCTTGGGCACAGTGTGAGGAAAGTTTTCTGGTCACATCATCCCGCTGTGGTGCTAGGCAAGGAAAACGTGTGGTCCTCCATCAGGAAGCCACAGCCAAGGGAGAAGCCAAGCTCTGCACCCTCTGTCCCCAGGGAAGGGTTCTGTTGCTTTTGGAAAACCCAAACACTTACATGCTGCCAAGTAAAGTGTGCTCACAGTTTTGTTCTCCCCTATCTCAAACCCCAGTGCCCACTGTgtccctggcagcactggctgtCTGCATCCCTCAAGGGATGTGTCTGGGACCCCTCAGTAACCCTGCTGTGTCAGTAAGGACAGAACCCCTGAAAACCCACTCCTGCTTCAaacagacagtcagggctggctttgtgAAGTGCTGGGTCACTTTTCCTGGCTTTGTCTCCTCTTGGCCAATCTCCTACTGCTGCCTTCCTACAGCACAAAGAAGGTGATTGATGGGATCAGACTCATTTGTGCCAACAGTGAAATATCACCAGGTTTAAGACACATGAAAGTGAAATTTCAATATCACTGAGAGCCTGACTTTCAGCTGGTCTTTTACTgcatctcctttttctttttgcagttGGAGCTGGACCGTGCAATGCTGAGCAGGTGTAAACATCCTGTGCCCTGACATTGGGGTCAGGCAAGGTCCAGTCACCTCCTCCTCAGTCACATACAAATGCTGAGGGAGGGTTTTATAAATAGTCTGAGTTTGGCCTAACTCACCTCCCTCTTTCAGTTATACAAGTGTTCCCACTGCTTTCAGGACCTTGCATTTAAATTGTGCCATTGCTGATGGTGCTGTGGGGGAAATGGTTCTGCAGCCCATAACAAGGACAGGATCTAAATCATCAAAAGCAAAATGATTTCCAGAATGTGCACAATTTTTGACAACATGTTTTTGCAAGAGAAAGGAAGCTTTTCAAGAAGTAGCTTACAGAAGTACGTTCCAAtcacactaatttttttttgcagtttgcCTGATATTTCACATgtaaaagaagccaaaacctaGGCCTATTTTATTCAGGAGATCCCTGGATTGTAATATGCTGTTCGTACTTCTGTTTGTTTGTAGAGGCAATGAATGAGGAACAAAGGTCCCTCAAGCTTTATCCTTTTCCTCAGACTTAGATGGGGACCAAACAATCTGCACCTTGTTGAATCTAATAGGAAGCttgttgaaatgaaaaaatcctCACAGTTTTCCAGCAGGTCACTGGGTTTCCTAAGCGATCAGGTTTCACACTAGGTGATTCCTCAGAATCCTTTTTGCCTGTTGTTTTAGCATTAAAGCACCTGGCAATGCCTACCAGTGCAGCAGGATGGATGCAGATGCTGTGCACTGCACAGCTGCCCCCTCCTCTCCTGCTGGTTTGGGCACTCATCTCAGAGCTTGTTACCCCTTTATCTCCACAGAAAATATTGTATTTGGGCCCAAAGGATGTCAAGTGAGGTGTGACTGTAAGAACAGACCTAGAACAAAGCAGGAAATTCAACTTCCCTGTCTCCTTTTCACCCAGCTcatttggaaggaaaaggtTGCTTTCAGCCCTgggaattaaaacatttttctttttaaagcaaactGGACATACTGCGAGTGTGGGACCAGAATGGCTGCAGGGTTAGGACAAGCAAGGAGGTTGGTAAGACAATCTTTAAGCAGGACACAGGACTCTGCAGATCTCACAACATACCAGATTCCTCTGGCGTCCGGCCAGTCACGTGCCATCCCAGCACATGTTAGCAAAGGGGACACTGGCTTGTCAAAGAGAAAGTGATCCTGGGCACCAAAACGGGGCCAAAgggagacagacagacagagagggagagaaaacaaaacagaattccAGTTTATCCAGGAAGCAGTGTAATGCTGTCCAATACATTTTTTGTGAAGGCAGTGGAAGCACAAGCAAATCACACCGTACAGCCTGGGAACCTGGTCCCTCTGCCTGGAAACTAAAAGCTCTTTACCCAGGGGATTTTCATAAGTCTTGCAGAGTCTCACTGATATGTTCTgccaaaaacatttttctaatgTAAGGAGGGATGGGAGGTGGGGCCTAAATCCATGTGGACACACCAAAGGGTGTTCTTGAGGACCTGGCTCCAGATCTTCTCTGCATTCAGACATATTTCAGTGTAGGAGAAGACAATGAGTtcttaaagattaaaaaatataataataaaaaatgaaaatatactgAAAATATGCTTCTCCAGCATGGAGATTTAGATATTTATTCTGAGCATGAGCTCAAGGCAGGAATTAAATCAGTGCTAATCTCAACCTTTTGAAATCACAGGCTTGGTCTGTTCCTTAACAGAGCTGCTATTTGTGACTTAATAAATGTAGCACTTGCTGTGCCACCAACTTGCCCCATGCCTGTTagtttagatttttaaaaattaattggtttggggtttttttttccccttaagacaataattattttattattgatTTTCGTGTGTATGCTAAAAAACTGTTAGTTCTTAATTCCTTGAACACTGCTATAttgaatgttggggttttttttgctgggagtgttgttggttttatttttttttttaaacctaggGCTTAAGTAAAAATATTGAGGCAATCTATCCAGAGAGCATATGACGTGGTAGACACATTCATGTGCTttacttcatttttcctttaatgaaGAATgcaataattattattatattcTTCATTTCACTTAGGTTTTCATCTTTGAATGCTTTGTAATGGACACAGTGGAGCCAGAACTCCAGCCATGCAGGAAGAAAAGGTATAGAGTTCTCTTTGTTCTTCAAAGGGACACAAAATTTCCCTCCTCAGCTTGCTCCACTTGACACTTtgcttgaaagaaaaattctcattttaGCAAGAAAAGAGCTATTAGTTTTTCTCATGAGCATATGGCCCAAATCTGCAAAATGCCTTCTGTGCTGAATGCAATTCAAGTAGCACTGATTTATCTCACTGAAATAAACTTTGATCTTACTGAGCTCAAATGGTGCCTTTTGAAAGCTGGCAGAAAGCCTGATCCCGCAGAGGTGCAAGGTCCTGAAGTACTGGAGGGGGTGAGCAGTGTTGTGAGGTAAGGAATGAATCTCAGGTTACAACACCAGTGTCTGATTTCTATAACTTTGCATTTTCAACTacgaaaccaaaccaaacaagatAAAATGCTCTGAAGCCTGTTCCACCACCCACAGGATTTAGCCTTAAACCATGAAGGAGTTACATTTTCCATACTCCTATTTCAGTCTGTGCTTTCTGAGGGGCTGTCTCCTGCTGAAAAGAAAACCTGCAATAGGTCATCAACATCTTGTCAATAAACATATTCCCAAggacattcaatttaaaaagttCCTGATCTTACACAAATTCTTAACTCCTGGTTAATCCCGACTGTGACACCTAGTTCCAGGGTTATAAATAGTTACATTACTTCATCAGCTCCCCTTTGGTTGATGTTATGGAATAATGTGCCAGGAATATAGCTAAGAGGGTACAGCCATTCCTTTGGATATTTAAAATGCACATTCAAGCTTTGTTTGATGTGTCACATGCTGTGACAAAATCCATGATGAAAATCCTTGTGTTTCCATCTGTGTGACAATGAAAACTCTCGTTATGGGCCTGATGCTTCAATTCCTTAAACACAACGACAGGACTGGGAGAAGGTCACCTGGGTGCAATTGGCTACAGCCACTTTTGGGAAATTAGAATTAGCGTAGTTTTCACTAATGAAATTACAgccaaattttggggaattaGAATTAGTGTCATTTTGATGTCAAGCAATCATAGGCAAagccccccacccccacagTATGGAATACAAATACCATGTAATGCCTATCTCAGTGTAATAGTTTTAGTTAGAATGGTTATTACTATAGAAAGAATCAATCTTTGCTCAAGGAAATGACCAAGGAAAGGTCCTGAATTTACCTCGATACTTGTCCAAAGAGGTGACAGCAGCCATGTGTGTTTGCTTTGACACAGGTCTCGCTCTCTGGAATATAAATCCACGCTTCAGACCTGCACAGTGATGTCCTTAACagaaatacagaccctgggcgGTTTGCTGTCCCATTAAAGACACCGGCAGGCCATTAAGTACCGGTTAATTGTGTGGTTATCCTGCTCGGCTCTGCAGGGAAGCGTGTGCCCCCGAGGAAGGTGACGATTAAGCAAAAGGCGAGGCGGCGAAGGCGCTGCGGGCGCGGAGCGGGACTTACATcgatcagctgctgctgctcgcgCTCGGTCATGCTGGTCAGGCTGTAGTACTTGCCGGACAGGTCCCCCCGCAGGCCGGACAGCGCGGTGACCACGACGTTCTCGACCTCCCTGCGCTCGGCGCGGGTGCAGGCGGGCGGCAGGCTGAGCCCGCGGATGCTGCGCCCGGTGCGCACCCGGGACGAGAGCACGTAGCGCTCATCAAACTGGCCGTGGGTGATCTGCGGGGACACAGGGGCAGTGCCCGCCCAGAGCGGCCCTCAGTccgcccccaaaacccaaatccCGTCGTGCACAAAGAGGGGCTTCTCTCTGCCCGGGCCTGGCATCCGCTCAGGACAGCGGGAGCCCTTCAAGAGCTTCGGGCGCCAGGAGTTGTTTTCAGGACCAACACCTTTCTCTGGCTGAACGAACATGTTGGAGCGACCAGCTGGTCCTGCATGGTCCCCAAATGTGGAGTCCACATGGCTTTTGGAAAATAGGGATATGGGCAGAGGCAGAGGGCCAGGTAAGGAAATCCTTTGGAAGAGGGAAGCTCAAAATGAGCACAGCGTAGCTGAACTATGAAGGAAATACGGAGCTGCACATAAAGTTTGACCCTATGTGTGTGAGGGTACTGGATTCAACTCCTGCTTTCATTTCATGCCTTAGACCCATGTTAATCTGAGGAATTCCAGCCCAAGGAATTCCTCCACACCAGAGCATGAGTGGCTTAACTGGAAGCCCAGCTGAAATGTCTCTATACAAACACACCATAGCATGGGCAATAAGCTGGAGGGGTCAGATGTGCCACCTCACTGGCATCATGGGAATGTGGAGGGACACTCCTGTGACTTGGAGTGGAAGGATACAGGCTTCCTGGGAAGGCAGgcaggggagatggagagggtGTCCTCCTTTAAAGCAGTGACCAGCTGGAGTGCAAAATCACTAACTGGACTGTGGGAGAGCAGACCTCAGCCTCTCCAGGGATCTGCTTGGCCAAGCAGCATGGGGTAAATCCCTGGAGGGAACAGGGGCCCAAGGAGCTGGGTAATATTCATGGATCAACCCCTCCAAGCTCAGGAGTGATGCATCCCAACAAAGAGGACACCAGGAAAAAACATCAGGATGCCTCTGTAGATGATCAAGGACCTCCTGAACAAGCTCAGATGCAAACAGGAAATCTAAAGAGGGTGGAAGCAAGGACAGGCATCTTGGGAGGAGtacagagaagctggggctgcccctggatccctggaagtgtccaaggccaggttggacggggctaggagcaccctgggatagtgggaggtgtccctgcccatggcagggggtgggaatgagatgggctttaggATCCCCTACAGCCCAGACCATTTTCTGATGATTCTGTGTTCTCTAAGCTCATGAACAGACCCAGGTGCCCAGTGAGGCTGTGTCCCAAATGCTTGGTACAGCTGGCACTTATTCCCTGCTGAGAACAAGGGCTGCAGCTGACAGGGCCATGACTGGCATCCCATTTTCCTTAAACATAAAATTGGGTCTTCACAGTTTGATCTAGAAAAGTAAAAGTACTGTTGCATACAGCATCATCATTGGAATAAGCAGCTCAGAGCCTTTCTTGTCGCATTGTTTTGTTTCAGTCCTACCTTGGATGCATCCAGGTCCGTGTGATGCCTCATTGTCCGTGGATCGTAGCCATTATGTCTTGCTTTAATGACAGGGTCAAAAATCTCAGCAAACACCTGCAGAGTCAAGAGAACATAGAGAGAGTCTGCAGCATCACAGGAACGTGTCCTCGCAGCAGCTCCAGACAGAAGGCCCTATCTGCAGCTACCATAGACAGGGACTGAACAGCcaggctggggtttggggtgtatTGCCAACCAGAACACActccagagcccccccagccaCTTGCCTCTAGGTTCTAGGTCATGCAGGAAGACCCTGAGTcttccctgccatgggaagaGTCCTGGTTAGAGCCACTTGGCTCAGCTGTGCCCACAGcaagccccagcacagctccctgccGGGGAGCAGCAGTGGCACACCTGGACAGGCACACCAAACCCAGGAGCTGAGAGTCTGGAGCGGCAGATATCCAGCCCAGGCTcactgggacactgtggggagGCTGCACAGGAACAGGCACCACTGCAGGTGGCTGAGGGAAGCAGACCACAGGGATCAATAACAATAAGgactttcttctgttttcctcttctCATTGCAGAGCTAAATGAACTGTCCACCCTAATGCTGTTTGCCTTCAGTTTTCCTCATGATCCAAGGGCTGTGGCTTAGTGATGTCTGGCACTGCCCAGAAGATATGTCTGCTttgcttctgcctctgctgaTTCACAATGTGATTTCCACATCACGTTCATTTTGTGTGTCTCAGAGCTGGATAGTTTTTCCATAAATTAGGTTTAGTCATAGGAAGgagggcagctgctggaggcaggtagcagctgctgccaagggggTACATTTTATtaccttcagctgcagcagagggggCACCTATAGTAATACCACATGTCCCTGCTTCTCCTAATGCGCAAAAGGAGGGAAAACACCAGCCTGCCCCCAGTGTACCCTCTGGGACACAATTTGTCTTGGGAACATGCTCCGTTCTGGGAATCTGTCTTCATCTAACAGGAACAGCACCACGAGCACAGACCCAGCCAGTCCTGTGGACTCCTCTTACCTCGTAGGACTCTTCGTCCCCAGCCACCATGCCCACCGTCTTGATGAAGGGGTGGCCGGGGTTGTCCACCCCAGTCTGGATGCACTGGTCCAGGGTGTACCCGTTGGGGGTCATCTTGTCCCTGAGGCGGGAGTAGATGCCCGGCGTCAGGCACTCGGCCATGCAGTTGTTGTGCTTGCGCAGGTCGGGGTAGTCAGCACTGCAGAGAGAGGAACCTGAGGCATTACTGTGTCCCCTGGACAGTGACCTGGATGGTTTGTGAAGCTAAAAGTGTAATTATTCCTGGTTTATATGCTGCATGGAAttttaggaaggaaggaaggctctGGTGCTGAATGGGCCCCACATTGCACCGTGCTTTGTGCTGCTTGGGGCCATCAGGGAAGTGGGGCCTGGCGAGATCTGAAAGGGCACTGAGCCCCACTGAGACATCTGAGTCAGGTAGGAAAGAGCCTCAGCATCTAATTGTTCTGCTAGACAGACATGTAAGTTTAGATGAAGAAGCGCTCTTTGTTTGCAGCCTGGGTGCTCTCGCAGCTTCATGGACATCAGAGGGATTGTCTGACCTGCCAGCTGGGCAGTGCTTCTTGTAAAATACAGGGTTTGGTTTAATGGCATTGTTATCTGCAGAAAGCTGCTGGGTGTATGAAGCCAGGGGAAATAAAGACATTAGGCTTTAGCAAGGGGTCTTTGCAACTCTTGTCAGTCCTCAGCTACCTTGTACTGGTAGTGATTTGCTTTATGCACAACTCTGGTATTTCTCTAAGAATATATTTTAGCTAGCATACTAAAAATTActtaattaataaaattaaaagatg harbors:
- the CKMT2 gene encoding creatine kinase S-type, mitochondrial, translated to MAGTFCRLLAGRAAPALFAAAGTGVLATGYLLGQHNVSAAVQEKRKLFPPSADYPDLRKHNNCMAECLTPGIYSRLRDKMTPNGYTLDQCIQTGVDNPGHPFIKTVGMVAGDEESYEVFAEIFDPVIKARHNGYDPRTMRHHTDLDASKITHGQFDERYVLSSRVRTGRSIRGLSLPPACTRAERREVENVVVTALSGLRGDLSGKYYSLTSMTEREQQQLIDDHFLFDKPVSPLLTCAGMARDWPDARGIWHNNEKTFLIWINEEDHTRVISMEKGGNMKRVFERFCRGLKEVERLIKERGWEFMWNERLGYVLTCPSNLGTGLRAGVHVKLPRLSKDPRFSKILENLRLQKRGTGGVDTAAVADVYDISNLDRIGRSEVELVQIVIDGVNYLVDCEKKLERGQDIKVPPPLPQFSRR